The genomic interval ATTATAATTACTCTACATTATAATTACTCTACATTATAATTACTCTACATTATAATTACATTAAAAATGGTTTTTGTCAATATAGGGTAGGGTGCAAAAGGGCACATTTTTCTTTTCATGAAGAAAATGCACCCCATTGGGATATACAGAAAAATACAAATTTTCAAATACTCGGTTTTTACAACACATTGCTTCTTATGATGGCTTATACCCATCAGGAGGGTTTCTTTGAAACCTTCTCCTTCAAAATCTTTGTAGTATTTCTTGTCTTTTATTTGTTTTATTGCCTCATCAGCCAACCTCTCCAGTTTTTCCTCACCGACCATAGTTGGGTATTTTTATATTGTAGTTTATGAACCCTGTATTTTCCCCCCTAGTGTTATATACCCTAATTAACTCACCAGGATGTCATCTTTTCTTCAGCTTTTCTGGTAATATATTCCTCATGCCCTACAGTAATTTTACGCTAACCCACAATAACCCCTACCCCATCCGGTATTATAACTATACTCGCATTCTTACCTACCATATCTTCGGCCATTTTAACAGCTTCTTCCAGTGAAAAGGCGTGGAGCATTTTCATATCATGTATAAGCCCAGGATCACATTTATCCGTAACCATAATTACATTAGCCTTCATAAGGACTCTTGCCAAAATCTGGGCTTCCCACTGGTCGGCCATTGTCTTATCCTGTGGAATGCATGAAATTCTCCGGGCTACCTCATCTACAGTAGCTGCATCTGCAAACCAGCGGTAAAAAGCCTCACCTCCATGCCCATCTCTGCACTCCGCAACCATTATAATCACCCCTCCATCGTTTACACAAGCTTCTGCAGCAGTCATACCCTTCACTGCCTGGTAAATATTCTGATCAAGGGGGTACCCTCCATTAGATGTAACCACTATATCAGCTTTAACTGAGCATACTTTCGCTATTCTTTCTACATATTTACAGCCACATTCATGAGCTTTTTCCGGGTGTCCTGCAAATGCTCTGGTAATTTTCTTCTCACTATCCAGTACTACATTCAATATAAATTTTAGGTTTGCCTTGCGGGCTGCAAAAAGCATATCAGTATGTATGGGATTATTTTGAAGGTTTCCTGTCCTTGCATTTCTGTTTGCAATAAACCTGGAACAATGGTTGGCAAGTACTGTTTTTTCTGATGCAATTCCCGGCAGAATACTTTTTCTTCCCCCCGAAAACCCGGCAAAGAAGTGAGGCTCAATAAAGCCTTCAGATACCACAAGGTCAGCCCAATCTATCAGTGAATTAAGCCATAACTCGCCACCCGAAGGCAGTATGCCCTTGAACACCATACTACTGCTGTTCCTGGAATCGTGGTTAATAATATCCTCTTTTTCGGCCAGTTCGGCACCAAATTTTGCAATTATTTCTTCACGGGTTGTCAACCTGTGGAAACCGGTTGCTATTAAAATCTTTACATCAACATCCGGGTTTAGCCTCCTGATTTCCTCCAGTATTAGCGGCATTGTAATCTTGCTGGGGACAGGTCTGGTGTGGTCACTTGTAATTACAAGCACTTTTTTTGCATCTCTGGCTTTTAAGCTTAATCTCTCGGAATGAATCGGGCTTTGCAGCGCTTCCAGTATAATATCCTCCTGTGTTGCTGAAATTTCGGCGGTTCTTGCGCGCAATATTCCCTTAATCCTGCCGGATTCCATTACCAATTCCATGTATCCCGTGGAATATGGAATTTTTATTCTTACTATATCTTCCATTTTAATCACTCCCACATACTTTCCCAGGGTTTAAAATCCCTTTTGGATCAAAAACCCTCTTTATTCCCCGCATAAGGCCAATCACTGTTTCTCCGACCGATTCTTTCAAATATGGGATTTTTGCATGCCCTATTCCATGCTCCCCCGAAACTTGCCCTTCAAGCTCCAGTGCTTTATCATACATCGCTTTCATAACCTTACCGCATTTTTCTTTCCATACATCGTCGGACAAATCATCCCTGCAAACATACACATGAATGTTGCCGTCTCCTGCATGGCCAAAACTCCTTATCCTTATCCCGTACTCTCTTTCCAGGCTATTCACGTATTTGACATATTCGGCAATTCTATTCCTCGGGACAACAACATCGCATTCATCCATCTCGGTTGTTGAACTCTTTATGGCTTCAAGGAATGCTTCCCTGATACCCCAAATAGATTTCTGGCGTTCTTCGGTGTTTGATAAAAAAACATCAACTGCCCCGGCTTCAAGACAAATGGTTGCAACATCTTCGCATATCTTTTCGATTTCTTCCTCCGAGCTCCCGTCAAGAGTAAGCAGAAGATATGCATCCGATGATTTATCGGGGAACTTCTTATCAAGAAATTTTTCCGCTGCCTCAATTACTTCCCTTTGCATAAATTCAATTGCCGTAGGAATGGTTTTTGATTTGATTATCTTCGGTACCGTATCAATACACGAATCGAAATTTTCAAACGGCACAAGCAGGCTCATTACTACTTTGGGCGCAGGTATCAGCTTTAACATTATTTCCGTTGCAATACCAAGCGTACCTTCCGAACCTACCATAATATCTATCAGGCTGTACCCGGAACTATTTTTTGCAACTTTTCCACCGAGCTTGATTACCTCTCCGTTTGAAAGAACAACAGTCATAGCCATAACATAATCCCTTG from Bacillota bacterium carries:
- the larA gene encoding nickel-dependent lactate racemase; this translates as MVRIKIPYSTGYMELVMESGRIKGILRARTAEISATQEDIILEALQSPIHSERLSLKARDAKKVLVITSDHTRPVPSKITMPLILEEIRRLNPDVDVKILIATGFHRLTTREEIIAKFGAELAEKEDIINHDSRNSSSMVFKGILPSGGELWLNSLIDWADLVVSEGFIEPHFFAGFSGGRKSILPGIASEKTVLANHCSRFIANRNARTGNLQNNPIHTDMLFAARKANLKFILNVVLDSEKKITRAFAGHPEKAHECGCKYVERIAKVCSVKADIVVTSNGGYPLDQNIYQAVKGMTAAEACVNDGGVIIMVAECRDGHGGEAFYRWFADAATVDEVARRISCIPQDKTMADQWEAQILARVLMKANVIMVTDKCDPGLIHDMKMLHAFSLEEAVKMAEDMVGKNASIVIIPDGVGVIVG
- a CDS encoding FAD-binding oxidoreductase → MQDKTVRNNKASFKKITGEDIANLKRICSPERVYGRDEINDDYAHDEMPVYGKFLPEVAVEAISTEEVSAIMKYAYDNNIPVTPRGAGTGLCGGAVAIHGGILLSLARMNKVLDFDGENLIITVQPGLLLMDLIKEVAEKGLMYPPDPGEKGATIGGNVMTNAGGMRAIKYGVTRDYVMAMTVVLSNGEVIKLGGKVAKNSSGYSLIDIMVGSEGTLGIATEIMLKLIPAPKVVMSLLVPFENFDSCIDTVPKIIKSKTIPTAIEFMQREVIEAAEKFLDKKFPDKSSDAYLLLTLDGSSEEEIEKICEDVATICLEAGAVDVFLSNTEERQKSIWGIREAFLEAIKSSTTEMDECDVVVPRNRIAEYVKYVNSLEREYGIRIRSFGHAGDGNIHVYVCRDDLSDDVWKEKCGKVMKAMYDKALELEGQVSGEHGIGHAKIPYLKESVGETVIGLMRGIKRVFDPKGILNPGKVCGSD